AAAACTATTTCGAGCTAAGACGCCATGAGGCCACTTCCTCTGGTTCGACTAGATTGTGAAATTACAGCAGGGGGAACTTGCTCATAAGCCCAAAGAATCCCTTGAGGCACTCCGACCAAAGTTTCAGGTATGCCTTCCTCTCCTTGTCCCTGTGTAGTCTCACACCAGTCTGTTATCTGCTCCCACATTTGTATGCCTTCCTCTCCTTGTCCACTTTATCTTCGCAAGTGCCATGCAAACCTGCTTTTGTTTGTAATGTGTTTACAGTGTGCATACAGTCAAAAAAGTTACTTCATAATTGATTTtgtgtcttttcttttttttttttagcccaCGCCACATCTGCAAGTACATTCTACAGCCTATGCACACTCTGATAGCAAAGGTACGGTCAGTTGTTTGGCTTCTGTTCTTCAGAAACCAGTTAATGTCATCTCTTTCTTTTTCAACCTGTAGAGGGAGGAAGTGCTACTTCAGAGGATACCTAGGATGACAATGTTAACGATCAGTGATTTCATGTTGCCAATTCCGTCGACCTTGTCTCTCGACAGCTACCTTCTTCCTGTATGAGAAAAGAAGTTTGAGATCATTTTCAGATTCCACAAATAAAGAACGAGGGTGGTTTTGTATTTGTACGAAAGGTTACCATTGTGACATAATTTTGTAGTGCACAAATAGATGCTTCTTTATGCTATAATTATCATCTATTATGATGATAGATTTTGATTGTCCGATATATCAAAGGTTTCAAAACCAATTTGGTTCAATATTCCAAGGTTTCAAAACTAATTTGGGTTTAATATTCGAACATGAGCTTTGGTGTTCTAAAGTAACTTGACGTTTAGGACTCTTGCAAAATTATGTTGGTATATACCCAACAAATGTTCTTTCATTAAGTGGATTTTAGAGGTTTGGAAATATGTTCCACCATAATTTAGTTTGTATACTCTAATTGTTGAACTCTTTGGATTTGGATTAGGTCGGAAGATCCTCCAGAAACAATTTGAGAATGAGTGAGTAAAttcaaaagagattttttttcaacCATGATCGTGGTCTACGCATGATTATCCTTTCGTATGATCCAAATATTCTTATTCTAGCATCAATATGTTAGGGAATATTATGATTTCTTATACTAGAATAGTGAAGGATTCGAAAAATTAAGgactattttaaaataatttttgacaAAGTAACGTAGCTAAGAGGATCTTATAGTAATTTTTGGTAACTAACTAGAATAAATGGACACTAATTCATTGGGCAAATACACAAAATCATCAAACGTCACTCGGATCTAAAAAGTCAATCGAAACATTCAAGCAGTGTGTTGGGTTAATAAAATAGGTATTGTATCAAGTTGATTAGGAAGAGCCATTGGATCATCCACATGCTCAATTGTGGGGTATATACGTATGTTGGTAGTGTAGTACTGCTTACAAACATCAACTCATTTGTCCCCGTCGTTCTCTTTTCTCCCAAACACTTTTTGACTTCCGTAAATGCAATTAGCTTCGAATGGAATTGCACAAGCATTCACATGGACTACCACTCCAACAGAAACCCAATCCACACATCATTCCCATGCAACAAGTCACGTCAGCAGCAAACTCCTCAGCTAAAAAGCAGCAAGTTCTTCATCCATAGATACGATATACATCGAGACGTATTCCAATTTTGATATGTACTGATGGTacaataaaattatcaaaaataacttcatttaaaaaaaaaaaaaaaaattgaatcagagtttttaaatttatatattttatcattaaaaaataatgagACTCTACAAGCGATGTATATCAGTTTGATATATTTATCGGATCCAATCCTAAAAATTATCTCATGACATAATATACTAATGCACCATATGTTTTTGGTGCATTGATGTGATGATGATCGTAGTTTAATCATTGTAAACCACATGTCCGAGATGACTCGTGATGCAAGGACGATTATGATATATATTAGTGCAAAGCACGAAGAATGTTAAACCTTCTATTTTCATCATTAATTTACTTCTGTGTATCATAAGATTGATCACTATACTACTATTAATCGTAAGATTCTTCATAATATGACAGTTGTGAATACGATAAACCATGTAAGCTCTGTTGCATCTGTTCAAAATCATCCATTATTTTCTCCTCCCCTTTTTGTGTATAAACTTTTGACTAATACCTCATTGAACTCTATAATCTAAATCTTGAGTGACATGTGTAAATTATTGTTCCTCGATCCACACACCACCCTCAAAATTGTATAGACAAGACCATCAACTCCTTGGTGTCATCGCTATCGATCAAGTCACTACTGTCCATATCATTGTTATATCTCTAGATCGAGCGAGCCGTTAAATATGATTAAGAAAATATCTCTCATTGTTATATCTCTAGACCAAGCGAGCCGTTAAATATGATTAAGAAGATATCTCATCactcgactcgattctttccgatGATTCAACTGATGCTAGCATCTGAACTCTTGATCGGTAACAATCGAAATTAATAGATATCATGTGGCGATGGTCCACATGCTAATCCCCTTTCGGATCGGATCAGTTGGTATCATTTGTGCCAAATGGTACAGTTCAATACGTTACAATCTAAGTCATAGAGCAAACCAGTGAACATAAACAAGCATTGTCTCATAGCTATAACGGAGATTAAAAGATTCAGGCATAATCATCAACGGAGATTAAAAGATTCAGGCATTATCATCAGGCATTAAGTAGAGCAAACGAGCAAAAAGTGAAGAAGAATTttaacagagaaaaaaaaaatggcaaCCGTACCAAAGAACTAGCAACCTTTGAAGAGCAATCGGAGCATAATCATCACATTCCCTATCGATGATGCATCATTACAGTATCAGACTAAAAGATGCAAAGGTCAGATGATGCACACTATACCAACAGCAAGCAGCAGGGCAAACAATCCGGATGCAGCAGCACTACCTACTCCACAAGTTAAAATAGCTGGAACAGTGTATTAGAGTGAATAACATTAAAATATCCTCTTTTTCTTGGGAAGGACCAGTGAGAAGATAATACGCCAATCTTCACCTTGGAGAATAGGAAATGACATAAGTATCATGTAATATTGTCTGATGTGAACTTGTAAATTATCAGACAAACCAGCTTAACTAAAGTATCATCACTCCTTATTGGGCTCTTTTAAACGTCACATACTATATATATCAGACACTGTTTAAGATAACACACGCAACCATAAAAGCTggttaaatcaacaaagtttcTTCAAACAACTACAGTTCACTAAAGCTAATCAAATAAAGGAATTGTGCATGTGTTATTGATCCTTGGAGCAAAATGAAAGTTTTATTCGATGCAAAAAGCCAGTTGTGTTCATAATGTCATTAATTGCATGTAGTGATGTCTATAACGAAGCAATGATTTTAACATTGAGGATATCCTTCTGCTTAGTTTCTCCATTTACCACTCCAACTGTAGAGAGGAAACATATAAGAACAGAGGAAAGACAAAGAAGATacaaaaaacaaataataaatgcCAGGTAATAGAAATGTCAAATCCACTTTGTTTTACAAACAAATGGAAAAATTCTGATTCTGGAGTCCTCGAGCGAgacaaatatttttttagttgTGGCAACTAAACCATCATATTgtgatttgttctatattctaatATGGTAAACATTGTCTATTCaaaggatttcaagtgttactcaGTATTGAACATTGTCTCATCATTGCGGgtcatgaaaagatgaggatattgTGGACGATGAACAAAATAAAGGTTTGACTTATGTTTGTACATAACTTCTTtggttaaattataaataaaatctaaAACTGAAAACACATATATAGCTAGGTTTCGCTTTGGCCGCAAAAAGGTACAGAATCAAACCAAACTGCAACCATCTTTTTTGAATTTCCACAGACCAAACTGTCTTTCTTAAGGTCAAAAACAAATCCAAACAGCATTTTTAAATTTGCTTTGGTTTGGTAGGTTAGACCATGAGATGAAATAATATGTTGTATCGAGGGGGAATCTTGCGAGAAGTATTGGCAATCTGCTGTACACACTCTTCTTCAAAATGGAGATAAGAACTTCTAATATAACCTTAACTGGGTATTCCAaattacaaagaaaatgaaaaagaagCAAACAATTTTTCTTACCTAAAGCATACGGTTTGATCAAACAAATTTAGCTGGCTTCCTTAATAGACTAAAATAGCAAGAAGTTAATTCATTATATCCGGGACTTATATCCCAACACAAACAGGACACCGAACACATTGTCCGTTACTCTTTTATCAGCAAAAGGAACAGCTATAATGTTTAAGTCCTTCAAAAGTCCTTAAACAGAACATGATGATCACCCCAATAAAACAAATATGGTTATCAAGATCTCTAATAAAAAAGATAACAAGAAGATCTCCCCAACAATTGTTAGAATAACAACATTAAACTAGTGAAATCATATCTCACAAATCATATATTTCATTGTGATTTACACATCATCTTCATGAAGTTCAAAAAAAAGATGCATCATGTGGGAGATGTGTGAGAAGAAAAGTAATCAGACCATAAATGTACCAATAATCAGGCTGACTCAAAGTTAATCCAAACTTATCAGTTTTAGAATAGCAATGTGTACAAGAACCAACAAATACATGCCACAAGCAATGACAGCAGACATCCGTTTGTATATCGAATTATTGAAAATAAGCTTGATATAACAGCAAATGTTCAGTCAACGATAGAACAAACAAGCATTCTGGCCAAAAATTATCCATAATGTAAACAACAACACTTCTTAAACCTTTCAGCCTACTAATCAagcatgcaaaaaagaaaaaatctcaCAAGTTCAAATTTTGAAGATAGAGAACAACATAGTCCTCACGATCTAATTGTTATTTATGACGAAGATGAAAAATATAGATGAAGAATGCAAGTACCCTTCAGACCACAGAAGCATCAGTATCCTTCTCACCCTCTGCTGCTCCAGCTGCAGCATTGGCCTCTGCTTCCGCTACTTCATCCACAGCATTTGCTGTGGCATCTTTCTCGGCAGGTGGCTGCACCTGCTCCTCCTCTGGCAGTGGCTCCTCCACATATTCATTCTCAAATGCATCCGGCGGCACCTCATATATCCTTACCTGAGGCTTTGCTGGATCCTTCACAAGCACATATTTTCCCTCGTTAAGCTTCATGCAAAGGTCCACGATCGATTTCACAATCCCCCACATGTTAGAGGTATTAAGGTTGATCTGAGCAGCAAAATCTTTCAGCTTGTAGCCAATGACACTCAAAATAACATGGTTGAAGTGATCCCGGGGATGGACTCTGGAGACATAGCCCAGTTTCATCAAATCAGCGCCCGCAAGGAGGGCTTGAGCTGTCCACTTGGCCAGCTTGTTGGCGTTGTTTTTGAGTTCGGTAGCAAGAACTGCTCCCCTCTGCGTCTCAAGTTTCTGCCTCCAGTCTACCCCAGAATATTTTGGATCGAACTCGTTGAGGGCGTTAAGGGTCATGAAGGTTTGCTGTCCCTTGACCTCAGTCACACTGTGCACCTCACATCTTGCAACGAGATGAGTGTTCTCGTCCAGCTTCCAACGGCGGTATCGGTAGGCAACGGAGGCGACCTCCTCGCCTTCAGAAGCAAACGGGTTGGGCTCATCAAAGGTAACCTTGTTGCCATCACGTACAAGGACCTGCTGGGAGAAGTTCTGGTTGATGTAAGTGGCCTCCATGGCGAGGGAGTACGCCGAGTTGATGTCCTCCTTGGCCTCGGGTAGCGGATCCTGCGAGGTCTCGTTGACGGAGAGGAGGTCGAGTTGAGACCCGTCGCGCTTGTCAAAGAAAAGCTTGTTGCCAACCCGCTGGATGACAATGTCCCAAGAGGACACGGAACGCGGGGCGCACATGAGGGCAGAGAGGATGGCGTCGGTGGCGAAAACGGTGGCCTTGTCGTCGGCGGCGAGGCGGCGGATGACCGGGTCGTCGGTGGTGGTGATCTTGAAGAAGTTGCGGGACTTGAAGCGCTCCAGACGGCGCTCGTTCTTGGGGTTAACGCGATCGAAGTTGCGGTCGTAGAATTCGAGCGCGCCACAGATGAGGAGGTCCTCCGGCGGATCTGGAACAGCGAAGGAAAGCTTGGAGAAGGTGGAGAAGGGGATCTGGTCGAGCATGGTCCATTCCGGCTGGATATCGACGGAGGATTTTTGGTTGGGGGTGTCGCGACGAGAGCCGGCAAAGCCGGGACCGCCGGCATACGCGGAGCGGCGGTGCATATTGTAGAGACGGTCGCGGCGGGCGCGCTCCTTCTCGGCCTCGCGCTTCTTGGCCTCGACCTCCTCGTCGCGACGCTGCGGCAGCTGTGGGCGCTGCTGGAAGCGCCAGCGGGGGCCGAACTTGGGGCGAGGAGGAGGCTTGCCGTCTACGAGGCGGAAGGAGGAGTCATCTGCGGCGGCGCCGGAAAGGGCGGACGACTCATCGAGCGCGAAGTCGAAGACGGCGTCGCGGGTGCCACCGGCAGATCGGGAGGCGTTCGCGCTAAAGTTGGGGTTACGGCTCCAGTCGGCAACGCGGCCGAGCTTCTCGGAGCGTGAGAAAGGGGCGAAGGGTATGTTAGCCGGGTGGGCGGCGCCGTCCTGCTTGACGAGGAGAGGCCCGGCGGGCGTCTCCGGCGGACCCCAGCCGTCAGGGTTGAAGGGGACATTCCCCACGTCGAAGCCCATCTACACTCTAGGGTTTCCGATGCGGTCCGCGGTGGTGAGCCGAACAAGACAACACAAGGTTGATTGTTTAGGTTCCCTATTCACGGCCTTATAAAGGCATCGCTTTAGGGATCGCGATTATCTGTTGATGGTTTCGGATTCAGCGTCAGTTGGTGACGGTTTGATCTTAATCCAACGGTCGGATGGCCACCCGCAAAACGTAAACAGCCCATTGGGCCGGTCTAAGTACTCCTATGGGCCGGCCGAAATCAAACGAGTTCTAGGTTTACTTGCAGTCGCATATTTGTCAGGTCTACAAGTTCTGCAAACAGTTCTTTAGCGGAAGATGATGCAGTTGCATCTTTGTTTAACTTAATTAATGCACATATCAAGTATTCAACTTGACCTTTGTCAAAGATCGTTGGTGCAGAAAATCCAGCTCTTGTATCAGCAGCAGAGCAAATTTTTGGTGCTGGTGGAAAGAGGCTGCTACCAGCTTTAGTTTTCCTGGTGTCAAGGGCCACTGCTCAAATATttggtgtcaagtcatcatctcaTTTGCTTTCTGCAGTAATCTATGGTTGGAACACCATGGAAGATTTATTCATTTAATGCTTAAAACAGGGAATTGACTGTAGAACACCGACGTTTAGCAGAGATAATCGAGATGATTCATACTACAAGTTTAATCCATGATGATGTGCTAGAATATTCTCTCTCTATTTAGACAAGAGAAGGTTTTCGGCTTTCCCCTAAAAAAATGTTTCATAGAATATTCTCTCCTTATCTCatacaaaaaattatttttaacacAATAATCGAGATCAAAATTATTTCATAGAATATTTTTGTCTGAGATTTTCGGCTTCCATCTTAGGGATACTTCTTTCCGTTGCAACCCACGTGAGATATCTCAATCATCATTcgtaggaaaaaaaaaatgatacctCAGTCTTATGAATCGACAGGATTAGAATAACAATTATAGTTCATGTGATAATTTCTTTTCAGAAACATACAATGAGACGCGAGGGGCTGTAACAGCGGGAGATTTCATGTTTGCACAATCTAGAGAAAATGGAAGTTATAAAGCTCACAAGTATGCCAGGCAGATTTCACTAATTATTTGTTAGCTACGAACAAAGATCATGATTTCTTGGGAAGTTGCTATCTCGCCGCAGGCTATAAAGGATTCGGCCGACTATGAGATTAAGCAAGCATCAAGGCTCTTCAACAGTGACCTTATTCTTGAGTATTTGCAGCTTTAACCGCAGCAAGCTCAAGATCTAGGTGAACATATGTTTTGAATAGCGAAGAACATCGGCATCTATTTCCAGGTAGTTGATGAAGAGAAATTATCTAATCCGAGTTCAGCCAAGATAGTTTGTTGGCCACCACGATTAAATCGACTCTCAAGTGTGCCGAGGGCTCCGTAGAGCCAGGGGCAGAGATGGCCATCGAGAAGCAGATATGCCTACCTGAGAGACTGAAGACTCGATATGCATGTATTCTttgatcaataaaatattattattattattcgacaTGCTGTTGAAGACGAGAGAGAAGGCAACaataaaacaagaaaagaaaaccagAAACCCAGTAAGAACTGGACTCCAAGAAAGGTACCACTAGGAAGCAAACCAATAACAAGGAAACAATCCAATGGAAGAACAATGACGACCAAATTACGATATGACCATATCGAGCTACAAAAGAATTCATACTAAAACGGCACGTCCAAGCCAAAGATCCAAGGACTTCAGTCTCAAAAATCCACATCCTCATACAACGTTATGAAACAGATCAAAATTGATTTGCTGGTAAAACAAAACAGTGGCGACTGACAACAGCATAAAAATGGCATTTATCAAGTAACAAGCACATTAAATTGATAATTAGATGTAGGCACGTGCATTTGCCATTAACCACAAGAGAAGGTAAATGGAACTTAATGCAAACAGCATAATGCCAATTGATTTAGGCAACAGGGAAAAAAAGGAAACCAAACAAGTCTTGGTAACCTCGGCAAAGTTGCCCTACAAAACTGAATCATTAGTTTCTTTACGATTATATTCATTAAATGTAAGCGATGTGGTTTGGCCATAACTGGAAATCAGTCAGTTAAATTTGCAAGATAAAACTAGCAAACTGAATTCTAAAATATGAAGTTTCCAATAGTAGTAATGCAAACCCAAATATTGAAGCACAAAAATTATAGttaatgaataaaaataaaattaaaataggtGTTCTAAACCAACCAtacagaaggaaaaaaaataatacaaaagttTAATCACAATGTTAAATTTCTAGCAGTTGTTCTCGAAACCATCATATAATCATACATTAGTATGCTAGAAAAAGCTCAGTAATTCCCAGAGCAGGGGCTACCAGAGTACCATGCAAACAGTTCAGCCTAACTAtagattttaattaaataataaaataaatcagTTCAAACTTCACAGAAAGATACATATGTTGATTTGCAATCCAGGATAAAAACAATAATTCAGGAAATCCTCAATGGAAGGAGCTTGTGTCATGCAATATAAAAGATCAAACAGAGCAGATGTTCTTGGGAAGTGCTCAATGTAAAAACAAAGACAAATGAGTTATTGAAGAACACCTCACTAAACCACCAAATGATCAGCTACTCTGTTTGCTCAGCAAACATCATAATACAAATATGCACCTTGCAGTACCACTTTATCAAACATGTTTCTCATTCAAAGTTTAGTCTACATCCTTGTGCTCATAACCTCAACTTTTTCAATCATCCATTTACTAAAACTAATACACCATCCATCAAATTCAGTTTATGTAAAACATATCAAAAAGCGCATGTAGCAATCTCAAACAGTTCAGTGAGTGGCTATGAAAAGCACCATTAAATGCAACATTGAAATCATGTAAGCATCCACATCTTATGCTACTAGAGATTCAAAAAAAAGCAAACGCCGAATGAAGCTACATAAATAAGTTTGGCCTCGATGCCTTATATGTGGTTTTCAACTTCCTGGTTGGAGGCCTAACCTTCTTAAACACCAGAGGAAACTTGATTTTTGAGTCATGGAACTGCTTAGTACTCTCCCTCTTGCAAAGCTTAGACGGAATTGTAGCTGTTTTAATTATTTGAATACAGTGATGCCTTACTCGATGACGAGAGGCCATCTCATTATACATCTGCTCAACAGCACCATTGAGAGTGGTATCACGGTATTCCTTGTACATGTTGTGATAGCCTGTTCTGCTCTGGTATCGTAACCAGATGCCATAATTCTTGATCTTGGTGGGTTTACGCTCAAAGATCTGAATTTGCATAGGTACACCGGTAAAGAGTAGGAAACAATAATGATTAAATAATTAGCCAACACTGAAAGACAAGCAACATATAAAGTCACCAAACTAAATTTCTTGCTCAAAAACCCTATAATcaagaaatttactaaggcttatACAAGCAGATAAATGGCGAACAACAAGGATTTGACCTAATAGCTTAATATAGCATGCAAATTTCCAGTAATTAACAAATTTGCTTATTAGTAAGGTAGGACACATGAGACAAGGAACCACTTGACAAGGCAACATGTCATATTAAATGTAACAAATTTGGGTTTAGCTTATGCTTTCAAGCTTTAAAATCTAGATAACAGATACAATAGCAACACGAACAAACTGGCAATGTGGCATCTTTCTTATCTAAATATACAAGATACAGATGCACCTGTACTCATGCCAAACGTTCAAATAAACAAAGAATCACTAATATCTCAAAGCAGACAAATTCTAGTATCAACTATACTGACTGAATGGTAGAAAAGACCAGTACCCACATAACTGACTGttaaagaactttttctctctccaaAGCCCTCTGCATCCATGGGAATAGACCGGTCTCCTAGAGAGAAGTATTTATGTACTTATATCCTCGGATAAATCTTTACTAACTTGTAAGGCATTTTGGTTCTCTACTCACTGATTCTCGCATTACAATGATGAAGTAAATATTTCATCTCGCCATACCCCCAATAGTAGAAAAGGAGCATATTTCACACAAAGGACAAAATCTCATACAAAATCAGCATCAATATAAGGAGCACTATACATTCAAGGAAAGAACGGAGAAAAGGCAAAAGAAATAAACCTCGTTGATTGCCAGCACTTGTCCATTGCTCTTCTTAACCTTCTTAAGCTTCCTCAAGAAGTACCTACATTACATGGAAGTAGCTACAATATGAGAAAAATGCTGCTCGATAAATCGAAAAAGGTTTGGATCTACAGCAGGTATAAACTTCGTGTCCCACCAAAACTTGGATTTGGCGCGGACCTCGTTCGTTGCCCACAGTTTCATCCGGTAGATCTTCGGGTGCTCATCGACAGCCGTAGGGAGCGCCCTCCCGACCACTTGATACTGATGGAACTGCAAACAACCATCAAATAGACGATCAAACAAAGAATCCCACCCAATTCTCAGATCCACGACACTCGAAACGCCAAGAACGTAACAGGCATCGACGAGGAGTAAAAGATGAGAATCAAGCATAAACAGACTCGGATCGAAGAGAAATGTATGCCGAACAGAGGATTCGAAGACTCACCCTAAAGGCTACCATGTCGAAGCGTCGGCGGCTGAATAGCTTCATCAACGAAAGAAAAAggcttatttatagagatccacTGAACCCTAACGAACTGGGCGACCATTGAACCGGACGAGTTAGTTTTGGGGCTCTTGTTAGGTAAACTGGGCCGGGCCAACTAG
This Musa acuminata AAA Group cultivar baxijiao chromosome BXJ1-2, Cavendish_Baxijiao_AAA, whole genome shotgun sequence DNA region includes the following protein-coding sequences:
- the LOC103975978 gene encoding 60S ribosomal protein L18a-like (The RefSeq protein has 1 substitution compared to this genomic sequence), with the translated sequence MVAFRFHQYQVVGRALPTAADEHPKIYRMKLWATNEVRAKSKFWYFLRKLKKVKKSNGQVLAINEIFERKPTKIKNYGIWLRYQSRTGYHNMYKEYRDTTLNGAVEQMYNEMASRHRVRHHCIQIIKTATIPSKLCKRESTKQFHDSKIKFPLVFKKVRPPTRKLKTTYKASRPNLFM
- the LOC103975979 gene encoding eukaryotic translation initiation factor 3 subunit D, which encodes MGFDVGNVPFNPDGWGPPETPAGPLLVKQDGAAHPANIPFAPFSRSEKLGRVADWSRNPNFSANASRSAGGTRDAVFDFALDESSALSGAAADDSSFRLVDGKPPPRPKFGPRWRFQQRPQLPQRRDEEVEAKKREAEKERARRDRLYNMHRRSAYAGGPGFAGSRRDTPNQKSSVDIQPEWTMLDQIPFSTFSKLSFAVPDPPEDLLICGALEFYDRNFDRVNPKNERRLERFKSRNFFKITTTDDPVIRRLAADDKATVFATDAILSALMCAPRSVSSWDIVIQRVGNKLFFDKRDGSQLDLLSVNETSQDPLPEAKEDINSAYSLAMEATYINQNFSQQVLVRDGNKVTFDEPNPFASEGEEVASVAYRYRRWKLDENTHLVARCEVHSVTEVKGQQTFMTLNALNEFDPKYSGVDWRQKLETQRGAVLATELKNNANKLAKWTAQALLAGADLMKLGYVSRVHPRDHFNHVILSVIGYKLKDFAAQINLNTSNMWGIVKSIVDLCMKLNEGKYVLVKDPAKPQVRIYEVPPDAFENEYVEEPLPEEEQVQPPAEKDATANAVDEVAEAEANAAAGAAEGEKDTDASVV